AAATCCATAAAGCAGACAAACAGCATATATAACATTCCACTCAGCCATTGAAAGCATCATAAATTTAAATGGAACTTCACTACAGCTGGCAGCAACCTCTTTAAAACTTAAAACGCCTGCTGGATTTTTTGCATTACAAGTATATACTTCATCTATCCAATAATGCTCCACCCCAACATGATAACCAGCCAAAGATATTTCAACTATATACAATAGCACAACTAAAGGTATAGTATATTTTCTAGATCTTGGAAATAATATAACACCCCCAGATAATAACAATAAAATGAAATAAGGAATCCTTTGATAAATGCATAATGAACATGGAGACAAATTAAATAGAAGCTCTGATACATATGCCAAAAACAATGCTGCTCCACTACTAAGCAAAACCAGCCAATATGGATTCTTTTTAATTTTATCAAGCAAAGGCATAATTAAGCTTCCATTTCTTTAACAGAAGATAAAACTTCTTCGACATGACCCTTTACTTTTACTTTAGGCCAAATTTTTTGGATAACTCCTTCCCTATCTATTAGGAAAGTTTTACGAGCAATTCCCATATATTTCTTACCATACATAGACTTCTCTACCCAACAATTAAATAATTCACATACTTTAACTTCAACGTCTGAAAGCAATATATGTTCTAGATTATATTTAGCACGGAATTTTTCATGACGCTTTAAATCATCCTTGGAGATTCCTATTATAACGGTATCAAGCTTCTTAAATTCTTTTATATTGGAGGTAAAATCCTGCGCTTCCATTGTACAGCCTGAAGTATCATCTTTAGGATAAAAATAAATAACTACATTCCTCCCTAAAAAGTCTTTAATAGCAATATCTGCTTTTTGATCTGAAGGAAGAGTAAAATCTGGAGCTAAATCTCCAATCGATAATTCTTTTGCCATGACTATTCTCCTTACAACTTAGATTATAAGTGAAGGATATCACCTGAAGCAAAAGTGAACAAGAAATTTTTAGGATGGAAATTATCTAATTAACTAACTACCGTCTAAATCACTTACGCATACATCAGGAACCTCTCCATAAAGATAGTTCTTAAGATGGTTTGATGCAAGTTCTTGTCCTTTGTTAGCTGAAAGAGTGCTATATACTGATGATACAGCAGCTGATCCAATCGAAAACATAAATTTTCTAACATGACTATTTGTAGCAGCTACAATTGTAACTTGAGTAAAAAATGATTGCAACATAACCATTCTCCTTATCTTTAGTTTATATACTATAAGCTCATACTAAAAATGATAACTTGAGCCCCTCTTTAAGTCAATTTATACTCTTAAAACTGCACAGATATTCATCTTATAATTAAAGACATAACTCTTTTAAATTTTATTTAATTATATGATAATAAAACTTGCATTATATTAAATATTAGTATAGATTCTTCCCAATTCATTCTTAATAGCCCTTTTTAGAGTAGATTAGTGCATAATCGTAGAAACTTTAAATATAATCCTTGGTATTGGCTCACCAAAATCGCTGCAGAGTTTTCGAAGAATAAACAATATATTCTTTGTAAATATCTTCCAACATCATTGATGTTATTGCTTTCTGCTTATTTAAATAGTTTTTTAAGAGGAGCAAAAGATATTGTTTTAGTTCCATCCTTAGGCCCAGAACTTATTAGTTTCATTAAATTTTATGGAGTATTACCAGGAACTTTACTTTTCTTCGTTTGTTATACAAAACTTGCTAATATTTTATCCAGAGACAAACTATATTACACCATTACTTTATTCTTTGGTGGTTTCTTTTTATTATACGCCTTTGTATTAAACCCTTTACAACCTTATCTAGAACCAGATTTTTCTTCATTAATTGGAAAATACCCTGGACTACAATATCAATTCATGATGATTCAGCATTGGCCCACAAGTATACTTTATATAATGTGTGAAATTTGTGGAACAGTTACTCTTTCTCTTATGTTCTGGCAATTTACTAACGAATTATACACCTTAAAAGAAGCTAGAAAAACTTATGCCTTATTTGGTATTATTGGCCAAGGAGGAATAATTCTAGCTGGCTTAATTCAAACCGGAATTTCAGAATATTTTATTAATAATATTGAAGAAACACTCGTTTGGGGATTAACTTTAAAATGGATGATGTCCAGCGTAGCATTAGCAGGATTTGGACTGATTGCGCTCTATAGATGGATGTATAAACATGTATTCTTTGATCCAATATTATGTACTAGAAAACATACCGGAATTCGTGAGAAAATTAGTCTATCTGTAAGAGAAAGTATAAAATATGTATGCGCCTCTCGTTATATCTGGTTAATAATGCTAATAGTCTTTAGTTATGGTGTTGGAGTTAATCTTATTGAAAGCTTATGGAAATATGAATTAAAACAAGTATATACTACTAGCAATAGCTATGGCGCGTTTATGGGTAAATTCAATATGTATTTTGGCCTAACATCCATTACAGTTATGATATATGGTACTTATATATTACGTAAGTTTAAGTGGCTAATAGCTGCTCTTCACACCCCTTTAATAGCAGGCATAACTGGGGCTACATTCTTTATCTTTATTCTTTACCAAGATTCATTGAAACCATTCTTTGCAAATTTCAACAGTAATGTTGCAATGATGGCAGTATTACTTGGATCGGCCCAAGTTATTTTATATAAATCATTAAACTATACTTTTGTAGATGCAACCAAAGAAATGGCCTTCATGCCACTAAATCGCGAACTTAGAACAAAAGGTAAAGCTGCTGTGGACGTTATTGGAAATAGAGGTGGAAAGGCATTTGGAGCTATATCTCAGCAATTAATGTTCCAATTTATTGATCCAAGCATAGGAAACTTAGTATATCAATTCTTTATATTCTTTGTGATAATTATGGTTACATGGACTCTTAGTGTAATTGCCCTTAACAAACAATTTATTAAAATTGCCGACCAAGCCAATCATTAGAAAAGAATATAAAAATAATTAAGGCCTAGGAAGATTAGTAACTTTTTCTATTCTCTTTTCAAACTCACCTTTAAATAATCTATCAACAAAGATTCCAGGAGTATGAATCTGATCAGGGTCTAGCTCACCTATCTCCACCATTTCTTCCACCTCAACTATTGTCATTTTTCCAGCAGTAGCCATAATTGGAGAAAAATTTCTTGCTGTTTTCCTAAACACTAAATTCCCAGCTTTATCGGCCTTATACGCCCTAATTATGGTTAAATCAGCCAATAAACCTGTTTCTAGAACATAGGTCTCACCATTAAATTCCTTATGTTCTTTTCCTTCTGCTACAACAGTTCCTACTCCTGTTTTAGTATAAAAACCTGCAATACCTGCTCCTCCAGCACGTATTCTTTCTGCCAATGTACCTTGAGGATTAAATTCTATTTCTATTTCTTTATCTAAATATTGCTTCTCAAAAGTTTTATTCTCTCCAACATAAGAAGAAATAGTTTTCTTAATCTGATGTTTATCTAATAAAACACCTAAGCCAAAATCATCAACACCACAATTATTACTAATAACAGTTAAACCTTTAACTCCTGAATTGTATATTTCTTGGATTGCATTTTCAGGAATACCGCATAATCCGAATCCACCAGCCATTATACTCATATTATCAGACAAAACTCCCTCTAAAGCTTCTTTAGCATTATTATATATTTTTACCATTTAATTGATTCTCCAAATTGTTATTAAGCATCTAATTATCATAGAATATTAGAATTTAGCAAGCTTTTGTTATTAGTTGAAACACCTTTTGGTGTTCATCAACTATAAATTATAGTACCCTTATATAAAGGTAACTAAATTATAGTAAAATAATGACAAATTTATATCACGTTTTTTATAAAATGCCAGTTCTACGTAAAGAAGATATGTATATTGAGCTAGAAGAAATTGCGGTGAAATTTGTT
This portion of the Rickettsiales bacterium genome encodes:
- the bcp gene encoding thioredoxin-dependent thiol peroxidase; the encoded protein is MAKELSIGDLAPDFTLPSDQKADIAIKDFLGRNVVIYFYPKDDTSGCTMEAQDFTSNIKEFKKLDTVIIGISKDDLKRHEKFRAKYNLEHILLSDVEVKVCELFNCWVEKSMYGKKYMGIARKTFLIDREGVIQKIWPKVKVKGHVEEVLSSVKEMEA
- a CDS encoding NTP/NDP exchange transporter → MHNRRNFKYNPWYWLTKIAAEFSKNKQYILCKYLPTSLMLLLSAYLNSFLRGAKDIVLVPSLGPELISFIKFYGVLPGTLLFFVCYTKLANILSRDKLYYTITLFFGGFFLLYAFVLNPLQPYLEPDFSSLIGKYPGLQYQFMMIQHWPTSILYIMCEICGTVTLSLMFWQFTNELYTLKEARKTYALFGIIGQGGIILAGLIQTGISEYFINNIEETLVWGLTLKWMMSSVALAGFGLIALYRWMYKHVFFDPILCTRKHTGIREKISLSVRESIKYVCASRYIWLIMLIVFSYGVGVNLIESLWKYELKQVYTTSNSYGAFMGKFNMYFGLTSITVMIYGTYILRKFKWLIAALHTPLIAGITGATFFIFILYQDSLKPFFANFNSNVAMMAVLLGSAQVILYKSLNYTFVDATKEMAFMPLNRELRTKGKAAVDVIGNRGGKAFGAISQQLMFQFIDPSIGNLVYQFFIFFVIIMVTWTLSVIALNKQFIKIADQANH
- a CDS encoding disulfide bond formation protein B: MPLLDKIKKNPYWLVLLSSGAALFLAYVSELLFNLSPCSLCIYQRIPYFILLLLSGGVILFPRSRKYTIPLVVLLYIVEISLAGYHVGVEHYWIDEVYTCNAKNPAGVLSFKEVAASCSEVPFKFMMLSMAEWNVIYAVCLLYGFLKI
- a CDS encoding CoA transferase subunit A; this encodes MVKIYNNAKEALEGVLSDNMSIMAGGFGLCGIPENAIQEIYNSGVKGLTVISNNCGVDDFGLGVLLDKHQIKKTISSYVGENKTFEKQYLDKEIEIEFNPQGTLAERIRAGGAGIAGFYTKTGVGTVVAEGKEHKEFNGETYVLETGLLADLTIIRAYKADKAGNLVFRKTARNFSPIMATAGKMTIVEVEEMVEIGELDPDQIHTPGIFVDRLFKGEFEKRIEKVTNLPRP